The DNA region CGGTCTTGCCGAAGCCGACGTCGCCGGACAGCAGGCGGTCCATCGGGATGGGCCGCTCCATGTCGGCCTTGATCTCGTCGATGGTCTGCAGCTGATCGGCCGTCTCCGCGAAGGGGAACGCCTCCTCCAGCTCGCGCTGCCAGGGGGTGTCCGGACCGAACGCGTAGCCCTTGGAGTTCACGCGCGCCGAGTACAGCTTCACGAGCTCCACGGCGATGTCCCGGACGGCCTTGCGCGCCCTGCCCTTCGCCGCGGACCAGTCGCTGCCGCCCATCTTCGAGAGCGCGGGAGCCTCGCCGCCGACGTACTTCGACAGCAGGTCGAGCTGGTCGGTGGGCACGTACAGCCTGTCACCGGGGTACCCGCGCTTGGACGGCGCGTACTCCAGCACGAGGTACTCCCGGGTGGATGTGACCGCGTTGCGGCCGCCGGAGGAGACCTCCCGTTCGGTCATCTCCACGAAGCGTCCGATGCCGTGGGTGGTGTGCACGACGTAGTCGCCCTGCTTGAGCTGCAGCGGATCGACGACGTTCCTCCGGCGCGATGCCAGCTTGCGCACCGTGCGCTGGTCTCCGCCGACCGTGCGGCCGTAGAACTCGTTGTCGGTGAGCACGGCGAGCCGGGCCTCAGGCACCTGGAAGCCCGATTCCACGGCACCGGCCGCCAGCGTGGCGACTCCTCCGTCGGGCGCCTCGGCGAGGTGCTCGACGATGCGCGCGGCCATCCCGCGGTCGCTGAGCACGTCCCGCGTGCGCTCGACGAGCCCCTGCCCGGAGGAGATGACGACGACGCGCCATCCCTCGCCCAGCCGGGCCTCGACGAACGCGACGGCCCCGTCGACGCTGCCGTGGAAGGACGGGATGACGGACGAGTCCAGGGCTGCTGCATCGTCGTCGTCCGCGGCGAACGGGCTGAGTCGCCACCACACGCCGCCGCGCTCGCGGACGATCTCGCGCAGGCGTGCGATGGACAGGAAGTCGCCGTCGCTGAGAGCGGCCCCGGATGCCGACGCGGCGTCGATCGGCGCTTCCGCCCCCGAGGTGGCGGCGCTCCAGGCGGCGTCCAGGAACTCCCTGTTGGTCTCGACGAGGTTCTGCGCCCTGGCACCGGCCCGTTCGGGGTCGACGAGCGCCGCCGCACTGCCCGCGGGGAAGTACTCGGCGAGGGAGACCAGCGGCCCCGCCACGAGCGGCAGCAGCGACTCCATGCCCTCGACGGGGATGCCCTCGCTCATCTTCTCGAGCATCCCTGCGATCGCGGGGTACTGCGCGATGAGCTCGCCCGCGCGCGCACGCACGTCGGGGGTCAGCAGCAGTTCCCGGCTGGCGGGCAGATCGACGGATGCCACATCGCCGGGCAGCGAGCGCTGATCCGCCACGGAGAACGCACGGATCTGGTCGATCTCGTCACCGAAGAACTCGACCCGCAGCGGATGGTCGGAGGTCGGGGGGAAGACGTCGAGGATCCCCCCGCGCACGGCGAACTCGCCACGGCGGGACACCATGTCCACGCGGGAGTACGCGCGCTCGACGAGCTGCGCGACGGCCCCGTCGAGCTCGAGGCCGCGAGCACCGACGCGCAGCTGCAGCGGCGCTGCATCCCCGAGATCAGCGGCGATCGGCTGCAGGGCGGCGCGCACGGAGGCCACCACGACCAGCGGCCTGCCGCCGTCCCAGGTCGTGATGCGGCGCAGCACGTGCAGCCGCCGTCCGACGGTGTCGGGGCTGGGGCTGAGCCGTTCATGCGGCAGCGTCTCCCAGGCGGGGAAGGTCAGCACCTCGGCGTCGTCGAGGTAGGCGGCGAGGGCGTCTGCGACGGACTCCGCCCGGCGCCCCGTCGGTGCGACGACGAGCATGGCCGCCGGATGCCCCGCGGCGGCGCGCCTGCTCAACAGACCGGCGATCACCGGGGCGTCCAGCCCGTCGACCACCGAGATCTCGGCATCCGTCTGCGCCCAGGTGAGGGCGTCGCGATACAGGTCCGCCTCTTCCAAGGCGCGCAGAATCCCCGGAACAGTCACCGAGACAGTCTACTGTCCGGTCACCGACACGGTCGCGGGAACGGATGCGGGAAGCCGCCCGTTCCGCTCCGGCCCGGTCCGGTCCGGTCCGGAGCATGACGTAGCGTGGCCTGATGGAGTCCGTCGTCCTGCGCACCGAACGCCTCGTCCTCAGCATCCCGACCGGCGCGGATGTCGACGCGATCACCGCGGCATGCCAGGATGCGGCGGTGCAGCGATACACCACGGTGCCGAAGCCGTATGCCCGTGCCGATGCGACGGATTTCGTCCGGCTGGTCTCCGAGTGGTGGGGTGAGGGGTCGAGCACGACGTGGGCGATCCGCCACGATGACCGTTTCGCCGGCGCGGTCGGTCTGGCTGACATCGACGACGGCGTCGCCGACCTCGGATACTGGCTGGCGCCCGACGCACGGGGACGGGGAATCGCCTCCGAGGCGGTGCGCGGCGTCGTGGCATGGGGGTTCGACGGACCACTGACGCTGCATCGGATCTCCTGGCGCGCGGTGGTCGGCAACCTCGGCTCCGCGCACACCGCCCGGGCGGCCGGATTCCGGTACGAGGGCAGGATGCGCGAGGCGTTTCGCCATGGCGCACACCGCGACGATGCCTGGATCGCAGGTCTCCTGGCGACCGACGATCGCACTCCTGTCGACTGGCCGGTGCTCTGAACGCCCTGTCGCCTGTCGGATCTGGATGGCAGGATGGCCCCATGCCGGAGATGCCGGAGGTGCAGGGGCTCGTCGACTTCCTCGGCGAGCGCGCGGTGGACCGCGCGATCTCGCGGACCAGCGTGGGTGAGATCGCGGCGCTGAAGACCTTCGATCCGCCGCACACCACTCTGCACGGGGCGACCATCACCGCGACGGCGCGGCACGGGAAGTTCTTGCGTCTCGCCTGCGGGGACGACCTTCATCTCGTCTTCCACCTGGCGAAAGCCGGTTGGCTGCGCTGGTACGACGAGCTGCCGACGACCCTGATCAAGCCGGGACGCAGTCCCATCGCCCTGCGGGTCGCGCTCGACGACGGGAGCGGGTTCGACCTCACCGAGGCGGGGACGAAGAAGTCGCTCGCCGTGCACGTCGTGCGCGACCCGCAGGATGTGCCCGGCATCGCGCGCCTCGGCCCCGATCCCCTGGACCCGTCGTTCACCCGCGACGCGTTCGCATCGCTGCTCGAGGGCAGACGGATGCAGATCAAGGGCCTGCTGCGGGATCAGAGCGTCATCGCGGGCATCGGCAACGCGTACAGCGATGAGATCCTGCACGTGGCGAAGATGTCGCCGTACGCCCCCTCCGGCAAACTCGACGATGGCGCCGTCACCCGACTGTACGACGCCCTGCAGCGCACCCTCCGCGGCGCCGTCGCGGAGGCATCCGGCAGACCGCCCGCCGAGCTGAAGGACGCCAAGCGCGCAGGATTCCGCGTGCATGCCCGCCGCGGCGAGGCGTGTCCGGAGTGCGGCGACACCATCCGCAGCGTCTTCTTCGCGGACCGCAGCCTGGAGTACTGCCCCACGTGCCAGACCGGCGGCAGGCCTCTCGCCGACCGCCGTCTGTCGCGTCTGCTGAAGTGAGCTCCGTCCGGATGCCGGAATGTGACGTGGGAATGAACCGGCGCCCGCGATGTTGAGTAGGATCAGAAGCAACAACGTGCTCCGGGGTCGGTGAGAATCCGAACCGGCGGTGACAGTCCGCGAACGCCTGATCACAGGCGCCGATCCGGTGGAATTCCAGGACCGACGGTGATGCGAACCACAGGTTCGCTAGTCCGGAGGAGAGGCAGCACGGGCAACGCGGGAGTGCGTGCCGTCGGCCCCGGTGATCCAGAGAGAGAGATGACCGATGGCAGTGACCGACGCGGAACGCGAGGCGATGGGTCGCGCCCTCGAACTCGCCTCCCGCGGACCGCGCGGACTGAACCCGCAGGTCGGCGCGGTCCTCCTCTCCCCCACGGGCGAGATTCTCGCCGAGGGCTGGCACCGCGGCTCCGGCACCCCGCATGCCGAGGTCGACGCGCTGTCGAGGCTCACCCCCGGACAGGCGCGCGGCGCGACAGCCGTCGTCACCCTGGAGCCGTGCGATCACACCGGCCGCACGGGCCCGTGCTCCCTGGCGCTCATCGCCGCGGGCGTCTCCCGCGTGGTGTACGCCCTCGACGACCCCGGTGAGCGCTCCGGCGGCGGGGCGGAACGGCTGCGCGCCGCCGACATCGAAGTCGTCTCCGGCGTGCGGGCGGACGCCGTCCGCGCCCTCATCGGCGACTGGCTGACCGTGCAGCGGCTGGGCCGCCCGCACGTCACCGTGAAGTGGGCGCAGAGCCTGGACGGCCGCGCGGCCGCATCCGACGGCACCAGCCGGTGGATCACCGGACCCGCGGCTCGCGCCGACGTGCACCGCCGGCGCTCGGCATCCGATGCCATCGTCGTCGGGACCGGGACGATCCTGGCCGACGATCCGTCGCTGACGGCCCGCGACGGCGACCGGCTGCTCTCCCACCAGCCGACGCCCGTCGTGATCGGCGCGCGGCCCACACCCCCCGACGCGGCCGTGCGACGGCATCCGCACGCCCCGCTGTTCTACGACACCCACGATCTGGGCGTCGTGCTCGCCGACCTGCGCGCCCGAGGCGTCCAGCGGGTGTTCGTCGAGGGCGGGCCGACGCTGGCCGCCGCGTTCCTCACCGCAGGGCTCGCCGACAGCGTGCTGGTCTACATCGCACCCGTGCTGCTGGGCGGCGACAGGCTCGCGCTCACCGACATCGGCGTGGAGACCATCGCCCGCGCCCATCGCCTGACGATCGACGAGTGGCTTCCGCTCGGCGACGACCTGTTGGCCGTCGCGCACCCGTCGGGACTGGAAGAAGGAGACTGATGTTCACCGGAATCATCGAGGAGATCGGCGAGATCGCCGCCATCGCGCCGTCCGGCGACGGCTGGCGCCTCACCGTGCGCGCGCCCCGCGCCGCATCCGATGCCGTGCACGGCGAGTCGATCGCCGTCAGCGGCGTATGCCTGACGGTGGTCGGGTCGACTGCGGACACCTTCGACGCAGACGTGATGAAACAGACTCTCGACGTGTCGGCGCTGGGCACGATGGGCGTCGGCTCCCGGGTGAACATCGAGAAGGCCATGCCCGTCGGCGCGCGTCTGGGCGGTCACATCGTGCAGGGCCACGTCGACGGCACCGGGACGGTGCTCGAGGTGAGGCCCGGGGAGCAGTGGCGCGTGCTGCGCATCTCCCTGCCCGCCGAGCTGGCGCCGCTCGTCGTCGACAAGGGCTCCATCAGCGTCGCCGGCACCTCCCTGACCGTCAGTGCCGTCAGCTCCCCCGCGGAGGAGGAGGCCTGGTTCGAGGTCTCCCTCATCCCCGAGACGCTCGACGCGACCGTCCTCGGCGCCCTGGGCCCCGGGGACGTCGTCAACCTCGAGACCGACATCCTCGCCCGACACGTGGAGCGCCTGCTCGCGTTCCGCACCCTCCCGGAAGGAGGCTCACGATGAGCCTTGCCACCATCGATGAGGCCCTCCAGGCGCTGCGCGCCGGAGAGCCCGTCATCGTCGCCGACGATGAGAACCGCGAGAACGAGGGCGACATCATCATCTCGGCGGAACTGGCCACCGCCGAGACCATGGCGCGGATGGTGCGCTGGACCTCGGGCCTGATCTGCGCGCCGATGCCCGCCGAACTCGCCGATCTGCTCAACCTGCCGCCCATGGTGGCGCGCAACGAGGACGCCCGGTCCACCGCGTACACGGTCAGTGTCGACGCCGCCGAGGGCGTCACCACCGGCATCAGCGCGCACGACCGCGCGCACACGCTGAACGTGCTGGCGAACCCCGCCTCCACCGCCGCGAGCATCATCCGTCCCGGCCACATCCTGCCGCTGCGAGCGGTCGACGGCGGCGTGCGCGAGCGCGGCGGACACACCGAGGCCGCCGTCGAGCTCATGCGCCTGGCGGGGCTGAGCCCCGTCGGTGCCATCGCGGAGGTCGTCGCCGACGACGGCAGCATGATGCGCCTGCCCGGGCTGCAGGAGCTGGGCGCCCGTGAGGGCATCCCCGTGATCACCATCGAGCAGCTCATCGCGCATCTGGACGAGATCGACCCGCGCGACCCCGACGAGCGGGCGGGCGGCGTCGGACGCCGGGTGACCCTGCGGGCGGATGCGACCGTGCCGACCGAGCACGGCACCTTCCGATTCCTCGCCTACAAGGACCGCGTCAACGGCGCCGACCACATCGCCGTCGTGTCCGGGACGCCCGGCGAGACCGCACTGGTGCGCGTGCACTCCGAATGCCTGACGGGCGAGGCGTTCGGCTCGCAGAAGTGCGAGTGCGGTCCGCAGCTGCGCGCCTCTCTGGACCTCGTCGGCGAGCAGGGCGGCGTCGTCGTCTACATGCGCGGTCACGAGGGCCGCGGCATCGGCCTCATCAACAAGCTCCGGGCGTACAGCCTGCAGGAGGACGGGCTCGACACCGTCGACGCCAACCTCGCGCTGGGTCTGCCCGCCGACGCCCGCGATTACGCGGCCGCGGCCGACATCCTCGCCGACCTGGGCATCTCCAGGGTGCGCCTGCTGACCAACAACACCGACAAGGTCGCCCAGCTGCGGGCGATGGGACTGGACGTCGTCGAGCAGGTCCCGCTGATCGTCGGCGTCGGCCCCAACAACCATCAGTACCTCGAGACCAAGCGCGACCGCATGGGCCACATCATCGGCGAGACCGAACTGGCCGCTGCGCTCGCGCGCGGAAAGGACCACGCATGAGCGGCGCAGGCGCCCCCACCACCCGCACCCCCGTCGACGGCCGCGGCCTGCGAGTCGCGATCATCGCCGGCACCTGGCACGAGACCATCTCCGAGGGCCTGATCGCCGGCGCCCGGCGCGCTCTGGACGCCGCGGGCGCCGAGCACTCGCTGGTGCGCGTGCCGGGCTCGTTCGAACTGGCGCTGGCGGCCCAGGCCGCCTTCGCCGGCGGTGCGGATGCCGTGGTGGCGCTGGGCGTGATCATCCGCGGCGGCACACCGCACTTCGACTACGTCTCGTCCGCGACCACGGACGGGCTCACCCG from Microbacterium soli includes:
- the mfd gene encoding transcription-repair coupling factor → MTVPGILRALEEADLYRDALTWAQTDAEISVVDGLDAPVIAGLLSRRAAAGHPAAMLVVAPTGRRAESVADALAAYLDDAEVLTFPAWETLPHERLSPSPDTVGRRLHVLRRITTWDGGRPLVVVASVRAALQPIAADLGDAAPLQLRVGARGLELDGAVAQLVERAYSRVDMVSRRGEFAVRGGILDVFPPTSDHPLRVEFFGDEIDQIRAFSVADQRSLPGDVASVDLPASRELLLTPDVRARAGELIAQYPAIAGMLEKMSEGIPVEGMESLLPLVAGPLVSLAEYFPAGSAAALVDPERAGARAQNLVETNREFLDAAWSAATSGAEAPIDAASASGAALSDGDFLSIARLREIVRERGGVWWRLSPFAADDDDAAALDSSVIPSFHGSVDGAVAFVEARLGEGWRVVVISSGQGLVERTRDVLSDRGMAARIVEHLAEAPDGGVATLAAGAVESGFQVPEARLAVLTDNEFYGRTVGGDQRTVRKLASRRRNVVDPLQLKQGDYVVHTTHGIGRFVEMTEREVSSGGRNAVTSTREYLVLEYAPSKRGYPGDRLYVPTDQLDLLSKYVGGEAPALSKMGGSDWSAAKGRARKAVRDIAVELVKLYSARVNSKGYAFGPDTPWQRELEEAFPFAETADQLQTIDEIKADMERPIPMDRLLSGDVGFGKTEVAVRAAFKAIQEGKQVAMLVPTTLLVKQHMETFTERFAGFPVQVRALSRFQTDKEARQTLQGLADGSVDMVIGTHRILTEKVVFKDLGLMIIDEEQRFGVEHKDALKKLKTNVDVLAMSATPIPRTLEMAVTGIREMSTLQTPPEDRHPILSFVGPRSDKQIAAAIRREILREGQVFFVHNRVQSIQRVASELAELVPEARIAVAHGRMGEQQLERVVDDFWERKYDVLVSTTIIETGLDISNANTIIIDRADKYGLAQLHQLRGRVGRGRERAYAYFLYDDSKPLSETAADRLQTIAVNNELGSGMQVALKDLELRGAGNLLGAEQAGHIAGVGFDLYLRMIGEAVATFRGEETSSDVELRLELPVEARIPEHYIDSERLRLEAYQKLSAAAGAGAADDAVELVAEELIDRYGAMPEEVQTLVTVARLRRRAARAGLTDVVAMGSNLRVAPARFEDSMKVRLQRLYPKARVLGGGEALVVPMPVDTDLIEWVGNLLTALFPEPATAAPVPA
- a CDS encoding GNAT family N-acetyltransferase, which produces MESVVLRTERLVLSIPTGADVDAITAACQDAAVQRYTTVPKPYARADATDFVRLVSEWWGEGSSTTWAIRHDDRFAGAVGLADIDDGVADLGYWLAPDARGRGIASEAVRGVVAWGFDGPLTLHRISWRAVVGNLGSAHTARAAGFRYEGRMREAFRHGAHRDDAWIAGLLATDDRTPVDWPVL
- a CDS encoding Fpg/Nei family DNA glycosylase, which gives rise to MPEMPEVQGLVDFLGERAVDRAISRTSVGEIAALKTFDPPHTTLHGATITATARHGKFLRLACGDDLHLVFHLAKAGWLRWYDELPTTLIKPGRSPIALRVALDDGSGFDLTEAGTKKSLAVHVVRDPQDVPGIARLGPDPLDPSFTRDAFASLLEGRRMQIKGLLRDQSVIAGIGNAYSDEILHVAKMSPYAPSGKLDDGAVTRLYDALQRTLRGAVAEASGRPPAELKDAKRAGFRVHARRGEACPECGDTIRSVFFADRSLEYCPTCQTGGRPLADRRLSRLLK
- the ribD gene encoding bifunctional diaminohydroxyphosphoribosylaminopyrimidine deaminase/5-amino-6-(5-phosphoribosylamino)uracil reductase RibD, yielding MAVTDAEREAMGRALELASRGPRGLNPQVGAVLLSPTGEILAEGWHRGSGTPHAEVDALSRLTPGQARGATAVVTLEPCDHTGRTGPCSLALIAAGVSRVVYALDDPGERSGGGAERLRAADIEVVSGVRADAVRALIGDWLTVQRLGRPHVTVKWAQSLDGRAAASDGTSRWITGPAARADVHRRRSASDAIVVGTGTILADDPSLTARDGDRLLSHQPTPVVIGARPTPPDAAVRRHPHAPLFYDTHDLGVVLADLRARGVQRVFVEGGPTLAAAFLTAGLADSVLVYIAPVLLGGDRLALTDIGVETIARAHRLTIDEWLPLGDDLLAVAHPSGLEEGD
- a CDS encoding riboflavin synthase, with product MFTGIIEEIGEIAAIAPSGDGWRLTVRAPRAASDAVHGESIAVSGVCLTVVGSTADTFDADVMKQTLDVSALGTMGVGSRVNIEKAMPVGARLGGHIVQGHVDGTGTVLEVRPGEQWRVLRISLPAELAPLVVDKGSISVAGTSLTVSAVSSPAEEEAWFEVSLIPETLDATVLGALGPGDVVNLETDILARHVERLLAFRTLPEGGSR
- the ribA gene encoding GTP cyclohydrolase II codes for the protein MSLATIDEALQALRAGEPVIVADDENRENEGDIIISAELATAETMARMVRWTSGLICAPMPAELADLLNLPPMVARNEDARSTAYTVSVDAAEGVTTGISAHDRAHTLNVLANPASTAASIIRPGHILPLRAVDGGVRERGGHTEAAVELMRLAGLSPVGAIAEVVADDGSMMRLPGLQELGAREGIPVITIEQLIAHLDEIDPRDPDERAGGVGRRVTLRADATVPTEHGTFRFLAYKDRVNGADHIAVVSGTPGETALVRVHSECLTGEAFGSQKCECGPQLRASLDLVGEQGGVVVYMRGHEGRGIGLINKLRAYSLQEDGLDTVDANLALGLPADARDYAAAADILADLGISRVRLLTNNTDKVAQLRAMGLDVVEQVPLIVGVGPNNHQYLETKRDRMGHIIGETELAAALARGKDHA
- the ribH gene encoding 6,7-dimethyl-8-ribityllumazine synthase — translated: MSGAGAPTTRTPVDGRGLRVAIIAGTWHETISEGLIAGARRALDAAGAEHSLVRVPGSFELALAAQAAFAGGADAVVALGVIIRGGTPHFDYVSSATTDGLTRVALDAGRPVGFGVLTLDDEQQGLDRAGLPGSKEDKGAEAADAALRMARVIRDLRG